A DNA window from Spirochaetota bacterium contains the following coding sequences:
- a CDS encoding AMP-binding protein has product MYMIPKTIPEMLQRNVVDFPDREAVVAVNYRTDEWDRKTWKELDEITDPLAAGLAEFEVKKGCKVAFMHGNSIEAYYSYLAVHKLGAMFVPINVRLVPLEIEFILQHSD; this is encoded by the coding sequence ATGTATATGATACCGAAAACCATTCCTGAAATGCTCCAGAGGAACGTCGTCGATTTTCCTGACAGGGAAGCGGTCGTCGCCGTCAATTACCGGACCGACGAATGGGATCGCAAGACGTGGAAAGAGCTTGATGAGATCACCGATCCCCTTGCCGCAGGCCTTGCGGAGTTCGAGGTTAAAAAAGGCTGCAAGGTGGCCTTCATGCACGGGAACAGCATCGAGGCGTATTACAGCTATCTGGCGGTGCATAAGCTCGGGGCGATGTTTGTCCCTATCAACGTGCGCTTGGTGCCGCTGGAGATTGAATTCATCCTCCAGCATTCCGAT
- a CDS encoding type II toxin-antitoxin system HicB family antitoxin translates to MNRHKYEVIIYWSEDDQAFLAEVPELPGCMSDGASYEDALANVHGIIDEWIETAHKMGREIPKPRGKLIYA, encoded by the coding sequence ATGAACAGGCATAAATATGAAGTAATCATTTACTGGAGCGAGGATGATCAGGCGTTTCTCGCCGAGGTGCCCGAGCTTCCCGGCTGCATGTCCGACGGTGCAAGCTATGAGGATGCGCTTGCAAACGTACATGGAATTATCGATGAATGGATCGAAACGGCCCATAAGATGGGAAGGGAGATCCCGAAACCTCGCGGAAAACTGATCTACGCCTGA
- a CDS encoding type II toxin-antitoxin system HicA family toxin, producing MSQFEKLLNKILTGRHDKNIEFQELCGVLQRLGFSERIKGDHHIYYKDNVVEIINIQPLGSKAKPYQVKQVRNVITKYKLGDDDEQA from the coding sequence ATGAGTCAATTTGAAAAACTGCTGAACAAAATTCTTACAGGACGCCATGACAAAAACATCGAATTTCAGGAGCTATGCGGCGTGTTACAACGCCTGGGATTCAGTGAACGAATCAAGGGTGACCACCATATCTATTATAAAGACAACGTTGTTGAAATCATCAACATTCAGCCGTTGGGAAGCAAGGCGAAACCGTACCAGGTAAAGCAGGTGAGAAATGTGATCACCAAGTACAAGTTAGGAGACGACGATGAACAGGCATAA
- a CDS encoding MBL fold metallo-hydrolase: MLITSTHKDVTLFRMGRSLGPVVPYWVRAFLVDDLLIDTGTIAARREFMDALRGRTVRTIVNTHHHEDHTGNNAALAAAQGPTIYAHDRAIPWIADPGRMPLEPYQLVVWKRPDGSAAQPIGETIRTANHSFSVLFAPGHSCDHICLYEPDRKWLFTGDVFCGRKIKYFRRDEDYGLLLQSLMDLAKLDVDTIFCGLLGVVRDGTKQLGEKVAFMTRLRDDVLELHGRGLSPRASARKLLGREGAMFYITGGHYAKVNAVRSILGGGPVDAWVE, translated from the coding sequence ATGCTGATCACATCAACGCATAAGGACGTAACGCTTTTCAGGATGGGCAGGAGCCTCGGACCGGTGGTGCCCTACTGGGTGCGCGCCTTTCTCGTCGACGACCTCCTCATCGACACCGGCACCATCGCCGCGCGTCGCGAATTCATGGACGCCCTGCGTGGACGGACGGTGCGGACAATCGTAAACACCCACCACCACGAGGACCACACCGGCAACAACGCAGCCCTGGCCGCGGCCCAGGGTCCGACAATCTACGCTCACGATCGCGCCATCCCCTGGATTGCCGATCCCGGCAGGATGCCCCTGGAGCCCTACCAGCTCGTGGTCTGGAAGCGTCCGGACGGCTCCGCGGCGCAGCCGATCGGGGAAACCATTCGCACCGCGAACCACTCCTTCAGCGTGCTCTTCGCCCCGGGGCACAGTTGCGACCATATCTGCCTCTACGAGCCCGACAGAAAATGGCTCTTCACCGGCGACGTCTTCTGCGGCAGAAAGATCAAATACTTCAGGCGCGACGAGGACTACGGCCTTCTACTTCAATCTCTCATGGATCTCGCGAAACTCGATGTCGATACGATATTCTGCGGCCTGCTCGGCGTGGTGCGCGACGGGACCAAACAGCTCGGGGAAAAGGTCGCCTTCATGACGCGGCTGCGCGACGACGTGCTCGAGCTGCACGGCAGGGGCCTTTCACCCCGGGCGAGCGCTCGAAAGCTCCTCGGGCGCGAGGGCGCCATGTTCTACATTACCGGCGGGCACTACGCGAAAGTGAACGCGGTGCGGAGCATCCTCGGCGGCGGGCCGGTGGATGCGTGGGTGGAATAG
- a CDS encoding winged helix DNA-binding protein — protein sequence MKIERNNLVYALGRLRRRALCILEREMTRRGINGIAPSFGDVFMIVAAGGPMSMKEIARRTYKDKSTITGVVKALERHGYFKRVADPEDGRATLISITPKAVKIIPALGEISALMNERLFGGLSARQSRTLFLLLEKMSSNLKYDETRDRRQARGITPGREAAC from the coding sequence ATGAAGATCGAAAGGAACAACCTCGTCTACGCCCTCGGGCGGCTGCGCCGGCGGGCGCTTTGCATTCTCGAGCGCGAAATGACCCGCAGGGGCATCAACGGCATAGCCCCCTCCTTTGGCGACGTGTTCATGATCGTCGCCGCCGGCGGTCCGATGTCCATGAAAGAGATCGCCCGGCGCACGTACAAGGATAAGTCGACCATCACGGGCGTGGTGAAGGCCCTCGAGAGGCACGGCTACTTCAAACGGGTCGCCGACCCGGAGGACGGCCGCGCCACGCTGATATCCATCACGCCAAAAGCCGTAAAGATTATACCCGCCCTCGGTGAGATTTCGGCGCTGATGAACGAGCGATTGTTCGGCGGGCTCTCCGCGCGCCAGTCGCGGACGCTCTTTCTGCTGCTCGAAAAGATGAGCTCCAATCTGAAATACGACGAAACCAGGGACCGGCGGCAAGCCCGCGGGATCACGCCCGGCAGGGAGGCGGCATGCTGA
- a CDS encoding penicillin acylase family protein → MNPTLSKWFKISAIAIVALVVIAFISFQVFFRLAVPSYTGTVDIPGLKEPVEVRTDDHGIPHILAKNDEDLFFAQGYITARERMFQMDLTRLAGRGELSTFFGEKTLETDRYFKTLGFYRASTDEYRRLSPPTKLAVDAYTRGVNAYLATTKRLPREYFILGAKPSEWKAEDCLVGALLMSYRLSAPRSTKAILQRIYDYAGAATLNRLLPWVPADAPVISGEPPRASSAVTVRDPGTRNARRDETAAAEPFCPVLMRQRASNWMIFSGSRTATGKAVFTGSPDLEAVIPSLFYLVHLKGGSYDVIGGSIAGLPGVHAVGFNGRIAWSITVGNGDNVDFFVEKPDPANPNRYLTENGYRNFTVIEDPIKVKVKGGFREEKLTVRVSRHGPVISAVMKAFPPNCAMLWPGLMGRDGSMDGLLTLNRARTFAEFRSALGMVRGASVHLGYADVDGNIGYQYVSTLPVRKGGENPVAMPGEKGAHDWTGFLPYERHPYEYNPKKGYVASFNQMPETAPFYGTAFFLFERGYRFEEMVRTKERFTIDEIRAMQNDTGSNLAKRFVPYIAAACAKDAYLAPYAKRLEAWDRFVSTESVEATIFNAFVTKLIGNTFTDELGAKIVDEFFKDLYVSIPVQWLIRYLDEPGGGFWDDMTTKDVRETRDDMIAKSMRDALAQIGEKFGANEKKWAWGRVHKMMIKHPLGTVLPFLNLGPYEYAGDDFTIHAGWWDRYNPFDMKSGAAIRLVVDMADLSTMTVMSPPGQSGHYLSPHYADLAETWAKGGQVSAHYTSAEKLDRVLSLAPAKR, encoded by the coding sequence ATGAATCCCACGCTCAGTAAGTGGTTTAAAATCTCCGCGATCGCAATTGTCGCGCTTGTCGTCATCGCATTCATTTCTTTCCAGGTATTTTTCAGGCTCGCGGTACCGTCGTATACCGGCACCGTCGACATTCCCGGCCTGAAAGAACCGGTCGAGGTCCGCACTGATGACCATGGCATTCCGCACATCCTGGCCAAAAACGACGAGGACCTGTTCTTCGCGCAGGGCTACATCACGGCCCGCGAGCGGATGTTTCAGATGGACCTCACGCGCCTGGCCGGCAGGGGCGAGCTCTCCACGTTCTTCGGCGAGAAGACGCTGGAGACCGACCGGTATTTCAAGACGCTCGGCTTTTATCGCGCGTCGACAGACGAGTACAGACGACTTTCGCCGCCAACGAAACTCGCGGTCGACGCGTACACCCGGGGCGTGAACGCGTACCTGGCCACGACGAAGCGCCTGCCGCGCGAATATTTCATTCTGGGAGCGAAGCCTTCTGAGTGGAAAGCCGAGGACTGCCTGGTCGGGGCGCTCCTCATGTCATACCGCCTCAGCGCGCCGCGCTCGACCAAGGCGATCCTGCAGCGCATTTACGACTACGCCGGCGCGGCGACGCTGAACAGGCTGCTGCCGTGGGTGCCCGCCGACGCGCCGGTGATCTCCGGCGAGCCGCCGCGCGCATCGTCGGCCGTCACCGTTCGTGACCCGGGGACTCGAAACGCGCGTCGCGACGAGACCGCCGCTGCTGAGCCCTTTTGTCCGGTCCTCATGCGCCAGCGCGCGAGCAACTGGATGATCTTCTCCGGCTCCCGCACCGCCACGGGCAAGGCCGTCTTTACGGGAAGCCCGGACCTCGAGGCCGTCATCCCCTCGCTCTTTTACCTGGTGCACCTAAAGGGCGGCTCTTATGACGTCATCGGCGGTTCGATCGCGGGTCTGCCGGGCGTGCACGCGGTCGGCTTTAATGGAAGGATAGCATGGAGCATCACCGTGGGGAACGGCGACAATGTGGACTTTTTCGTCGAGAAGCCGGATCCGGCGAACCCGAACCGGTACCTCACGGAAAACGGATACAGGAATTTCACGGTCATCGAAGATCCGATAAAGGTTAAAGTTAAGGGCGGTTTCCGCGAGGAGAAGCTCACCGTGCGCGTGTCGCGCCATGGCCCCGTGATAAGCGCGGTGATGAAGGCCTTCCCGCCGAACTGCGCCATGCTGTGGCCGGGGCTCATGGGGCGTGATGGATCCATGGACGGCCTGCTCACGCTCAACCGGGCGCGTACCTTCGCCGAGTTTCGCTCGGCGCTCGGCATGGTGCGCGGGGCGAGCGTCCATTTAGGTTACGCCGACGTCGATGGCAACATCGGCTACCAGTACGTGTCGACCCTGCCGGTGCGCAAAGGCGGCGAGAACCCGGTGGCCATGCCGGGCGAGAAGGGCGCCCATGACTGGACGGGCTTTCTCCCTTACGAGCGGCACCCGTACGAATACAATCCGAAAAAGGGGTACGTCGCCTCATTTAACCAGATGCCGGAGACCGCGCCCTTCTACGGCACGGCCTTCTTCCTCTTCGAGCGCGGCTACCGCTTCGAGGAGATGGTGCGCACGAAGGAGCGTTTCACGATCGACGAGATCCGCGCCATGCAAAACGACACCGGCTCGAACCTGGCGAAGCGCTTCGTGCCGTATATCGCCGCCGCCTGCGCGAAGGACGCGTACCTCGCGCCCTACGCGAAGAGGCTCGAGGCATGGGACCGTTTCGTGAGCACGGAGAGCGTCGAGGCGACCATCTTCAACGCATTCGTGACGAAGCTCATCGGCAACACCTTCACCGACGAGCTCGGCGCGAAGATCGTCGACGAGTTTTTCAAGGACCTGTATGTCTCCATTCCCGTGCAGTGGCTCATCCGCTACCTTGACGAGCCGGGCGGCGGCTTCTGGGACGATATGACGACGAAGGACGTCCGCGAAACGCGCGACGACATGATCGCCAAAAGCATGAGGGACGCCCTCGCGCAGATCGGCGAGAAGTTCGGCGCAAACGAGAAGAAATGGGCATGGGGGCGCGTCCACAAAATGATGATCAAGCACCCCCTGGGCACGGTCCTGCCTTTCCTCAATCTGGGGCCCTACGAGTACGCGGGCGACGATTTCACGATCCACGCCGGATGGTGGGACCGTTACAATCCCTTCGATATGAAAAGCGGCGCGGCCATCCGTCTCGTCGTTGACATGGCGGACCTTTCGACCATGACGGTGATGAGCCCGCCCGGGCAGTCGGGCCATTACCTGAGCCCGCATTACGCCGACCTGGCCGAGACCTGGGCGAAGGGCGGACAGGTGAGCGCTCACTATACGTCGGCGGAAAAGCTCGACAGGGTGCTCTCGCTCGCGCCGGCGAAGCGGTGA
- a CDS encoding RluA family pseudouridine synthase — MNVTARHIVPQGAHRVRFREYACEMFAVFPSRKGIVKAIKRGEFTIDGTVACTGSWVLPGQVIEHVDPERSGPKPFVLRLRVVFEDEHIALIEKPAGIVVNGNRFRTIENALPLNLATSPCYDALRRPRPVHRLDGPTGGLLLVAKTSRAMVELGRQFEDGAVDKRYRAIVMGCVEGEGLIDAPVDRRRAVTAYRSVRHVPSLRSGRLSLLDLWPRTGRTHQLRRHLAEAGFPILGDAAYGPEGLVLNGKGLFLAAVGLCFDHPLTGTRLDLAMDDPPKFASLLDREERRWRKFNEPK; from the coding sequence ATGAACGTCACCGCGAGACATATCGTTCCTCAGGGAGCGCACCGGGTCCGTTTCCGCGAGTACGCCTGCGAGATGTTCGCCGTGTTCCCCTCGCGCAAGGGGATCGTGAAGGCGATCAAGCGGGGCGAGTTTACCATCGATGGAACGGTCGCCTGTACCGGTTCGTGGGTGCTGCCGGGCCAGGTCATCGAGCACGTCGATCCGGAGCGTTCCGGGCCGAAGCCCTTCGTGCTGCGCCTGCGCGTGGTGTTCGAGGACGAGCATATCGCCCTCATCGAGAAACCGGCCGGCATCGTGGTGAACGGCAACCGCTTCAGGACGATCGAAAACGCGCTTCCGTTGAACCTCGCCACCTCGCCCTGTTACGACGCCCTGCGCCGTCCGCGTCCCGTGCACCGGCTCGACGGGCCCACGGGCGGGCTTCTCCTTGTCGCAAAGACTTCCCGTGCGATGGTCGAACTGGGAAGGCAGTTCGAGGATGGCGCGGTGGACAAACGCTACCGCGCCATCGTCATGGGGTGCGTCGAGGGCGAGGGGCTCATCGACGCGCCGGTCGACAGACGCCGGGCCGTCACCGCGTATCGCTCCGTGCGGCACGTGCCCTCGCTTCGAAGCGGCCGGCTCTCGCTCCTCGATCTGTGGCCGCGGACCGGGCGTACGCACCAGCTTCGCCGCCACCTGGCGGAGGCGGGCTTTCCCATCCTGGGAGACGCGGCCTATGGCCCGGAAGGGCTCGTCTTAAACGGCAAGGGACTTTTTCTCGCGGCGGTCGGGCTGTGCTTCGACCATCCGCTGACGGGAACGCGGCTGGACTTGGCGATGGACGATCCGCCGAAGTTCGCAAGCCTGCTCGACCGTGAGGAGCGTCGATGGCGGAAGTTCAACGAACCCAAGTGA
- the hrpB gene encoding ATP-dependent helicase HrpB yields the protein MEIPGMTRDEISSLPLHPRLDEVADAFARSGLLLLSAEPGAGKTTLVPWRLLAHPDFAGSKILLLEPRRIAARMAADRIAALLGEEVGKSVGLRTRRETIAGPSCRLEVVTDGVLVRILQSDQALGGYGAVIFDEFHERGLMADLAFSLAWDCRRHLRGDLRIMLMSATLPAGDCTSAFGEWPRLEAPGRSHPVRVEYRPPRARERIEEGAARLALEAMESLNGEPGGVLVFLPGFREINRAADILAGRVRARAAVEVLHGRLSLEQQRRVVRGTGRDGRRIVLATNVAESSLTIMGVRAVVDTGFERRVRFSPRTGMGHWETVRISDASAVQRSGRAGRLGPGLCLRWWAGDEPLAPFSPPEILEADLAPMYIETAAWGAASPLDLVWMTPPPEAHLKRAAALLDELGLVLGGAITPEGARAARLGLHPRLARMVLRADAAGLAPTASLMAAILEEGEGPRPESADFSERMEDWRAWERGVRGSVSDSRAGRIRDEARRILRQCGGGSFRGDDVDVSRAGELLLWAYPDRVARRAGADRWVMAAGRGARMAARFPCAEDFLVAPEMDGGGTEARIFSAAPVAREAIERAFAPLREEARFEWRGWKPVVTVGVFAGGLLLNERRSGAPGGDDLREAVMRRLEAEGLEVLPWSDGTRRLLARCRFVQRRGRVRAWPDFSDEALLRDAREWLPPFGNYGGGEVFGEGSLASALAYRLGRVMRARLDAEAPESVELPSGSRRAVDYESGDIPVIAARLQEFFGCTETPRIGGEGALVHLLSPAGRPVQITRDLGGFWERSYEEVRKELAGRYPKHHWPADPLGAKPTARAKQRKGRG from the coding sequence ATGGAAATACCCGGCATGACGCGCGACGAAATAAGCTCCCTTCCTCTCCATCCGCGGCTCGACGAAGTCGCCGACGCGTTCGCCCGGTCGGGCCTCCTGCTCCTCTCGGCCGAGCCGGGGGCGGGGAAGACCACGCTCGTGCCGTGGCGCCTGCTTGCACACCCCGATTTCGCCGGTTCGAAGATACTGCTCCTCGAGCCGCGACGCATCGCCGCGCGCATGGCGGCCGACCGTATCGCCGCGCTCCTCGGCGAGGAGGTGGGGAAGAGCGTCGGGCTTCGCACGCGGCGCGAGACCATCGCGGGTCCGTCGTGCAGGCTCGAGGTGGTGACCGACGGCGTGCTGGTGCGCATCCTCCAGTCCGACCAGGCGCTCGGCGGATACGGAGCGGTCATCTTCGACGAGTTTCACGAGCGCGGCCTCATGGCCGATCTCGCCTTCTCGCTCGCCTGGGACTGCAGGCGGCACCTGCGGGGCGACCTTCGCATCATGCTCATGTCGGCCACGCTTCCCGCGGGCGATTGTACGTCGGCCTTCGGCGAATGGCCGCGCCTCGAGGCGCCGGGAAGGAGCCATCCGGTACGCGTCGAGTACCGCCCGCCGCGCGCGCGTGAGCGGATTGAAGAGGGAGCGGCGCGCCTCGCGCTCGAGGCAATGGAATCATTGAACGGCGAACCGGGAGGCGTGCTGGTGTTCCTTCCCGGCTTTCGCGAGATAAACCGCGCGGCCGATATCCTCGCCGGCAGGGTCCGGGCGCGCGCCGCCGTGGAGGTGTTGCACGGCCGCCTCTCCCTGGAACAACAGCGGCGCGTGGTGCGGGGGACCGGCCGCGACGGACGGCGTATCGTGCTCGCCACCAACGTGGCCGAGTCGAGCCTTACCATCATGGGAGTCCGTGCCGTTGTCGATACGGGTTTCGAACGCCGCGTGCGCTTCTCTCCGCGCACCGGCATGGGGCACTGGGAGACGGTGCGCATATCGGACGCATCGGCCGTGCAGCGTTCCGGCCGGGCGGGGCGCCTGGGGCCGGGGCTGTGTCTTCGCTGGTGGGCCGGGGACGAGCCTCTCGCGCCCTTCAGCCCGCCGGAGATACTGGAGGCCGATCTCGCGCCGATGTATATCGAAACGGCGGCCTGGGGCGCCGCTTCGCCGCTCGATCTGGTGTGGATGACGCCGCCGCCGGAGGCGCATTTGAAGAGGGCCGCGGCGCTGCTCGATGAGCTTGGGCTCGTGCTCGGCGGCGCGATCACGCCGGAGGGGGCGCGGGCCGCGCGACTGGGGCTGCATCCGCGACTCGCGCGCATGGTGCTTCGCGCCGACGCGGCCGGGCTCGCGCCGACAGCATCGCTCATGGCGGCGATTCTCGAAGAGGGCGAAGGTCCGCGTCCGGAGAGCGCCGATTTCAGCGAGCGCATGGAGGACTGGCGTGCGTGGGAGCGCGGCGTACGGGGGTCCGTTTCTGATTCACGCGCCGGGCGCATACGGGACGAGGCGCGCCGCATACTGCGCCAGTGCGGCGGCGGTTCGTTCAGGGGGGATGATGTGGACGTCTCGCGCGCCGGGGAGCTTCTGCTGTGGGCCTACCCTGACCGCGTCGCGCGCAGGGCCGGCGCGGACCGCTGGGTGATGGCCGCGGGCCGGGGGGCGCGGATGGCCGCCCGCTTTCCCTGTGCGGAGGATTTCCTCGTGGCGCCCGAGATGGACGGCGGCGGTACCGAGGCGCGCATCTTCAGCGCGGCGCCGGTGGCGCGGGAGGCGATCGAACGCGCGTTCGCGCCGCTTCGCGAGGAGGCCCGGTTCGAGTGGAGGGGTTGGAAACCTGTGGTGACGGTCGGCGTGTTCGCCGGGGGGCTGCTTCTAAACGAGCGGCGCTCTGGCGCTCCCGGCGGGGACGATCTGCGCGAAGCCGTTATGCGTCGCCTCGAGGCGGAGGGGCTTGAAGTCCTGCCTTGGAGCGATGGTACGCGCCGTTTGCTTGCGCGCTGTCGCTTCGTTCAGCGGCGCGGCCGCGTGCGGGCATGGCCCGATTTCTCCGACGAGGCGCTCCTTCGCGACGCGCGGGAATGGCTGCCGCCCTTCGGGAACTATGGCGGCGGCGAGGTATTCGGCGAGGGCTCGCTCGCAAGCGCGCTCGCGTACCGCCTGGGGCGCGTCATGCGCGCGCGGCTGGACGCCGAGGCCCCGGAGAGCGTGGAGCTCCCATCTGGTTCGCGCCGCGCGGTCGATTACGAAAGCGGCGATATCCCGGTAATCGCGGCGCGCCTGCAGGAGTTTTTCGGCTGCACCGAGACGCCCCGCATCGGCGGCGAGGGCGCGCTTGTGCATCTCCTGAGTCCAGCCGGACGCCCGGTGCAGATAACCCGCGACCTGGGCGGTTTCTGGGAGCGCTCCTACGAGGAGGTCCGCAAGGAGCTGGCGGGGCGTTATCCGAAACATCACTGGCCGGCCGATCCCCTCGGGGCAAAGCCCACCGCGCGGGCGAAGCAGCGCAAGGGCCGGGGATGA
- a CDS encoding NADP-dependent glyceraldehyde-3-phosphate dehydrogenase produces the protein MTKLSSFNDVSSGGVYNYFAQGAYTASGSGKLIEVNNPVDGGLLGTTQAITREELDAVIESAWRRFPCWRDTPLRERAELLHRAARIMEREADVLAEILCDEIAKPIKSAREEIVRTAEIFDFTAEDALRLEGETKFSDVFAQQKRDKISLSYRVPLGVVLAIGPFNYPFNLTGTKIAPALAGGNACIVKPPSAGAMTCLYFGAIMREAGLPPGVLSIVTGKGDEIGDYIVSHPGISMIAFTGSSATARRIASKASMVPLLFELGGKDAALVLPDADLELTASQIVSGAFSYSGQRCTAVKRVLVFEDNARELADRITALAGKLTVGLPREDPVISALISPAQCDYVQGLIDDALAKGASLLCGNRREGSIMRPTVLDRVTADMRVAWEEPFGPVLPIMRVKSIAEAVEISNRSEYGLQGSIFTGDINSAINIAMQLDVGTVQINSKTQRGPDHFPFMGTKSSGLGTQGTRYSIEAMTRMKSIVLNLSEKGKVELACSS, from the coding sequence ATGACGAAATTATCATCGTTTAACGATGTCTCATCCGGCGGCGTGTACAATTATTTCGCGCAGGGGGCATACACGGCTTCCGGATCGGGAAAACTGATCGAGGTAAATAATCCCGTTGACGGCGGGCTCCTCGGCACGACCCAGGCGATAACACGGGAAGAGCTCGACGCGGTGATCGAATCGGCATGGAGGCGGTTCCCCTGCTGGCGCGATACACCGCTTCGGGAGCGCGCGGAGCTGTTGCACCGGGCCGCCCGGATAATGGAGCGCGAGGCCGACGTGCTCGCCGAAATCCTCTGTGACGAAATCGCCAAGCCGATAAAAAGCGCGCGCGAGGAGATCGTCCGCACCGCGGAGATCTTCGACTTTACCGCCGAGGACGCGCTTCGACTTGAAGGTGAGACGAAATTCAGCGACGTTTTCGCCCAGCAGAAGCGCGACAAGATTTCCCTCTCATACCGCGTGCCGCTCGGCGTGGTTCTCGCAATCGGGCCGTTCAACTACCCGTTCAACCTCACCGGGACCAAGATCGCGCCGGCGCTGGCGGGCGGGAACGCCTGCATTGTCAAGCCCCCTTCGGCGGGCGCCATGACCTGCCTGTACTTCGGCGCGATCATGCGCGAGGCGGGCCTTCCCCCGGGCGTACTTTCGATCGTAACGGGCAAAGGGGATGAGATCGGCGATTACATCGTCTCGCATCCCGGCATAAGCATGATCGCGTTCACCGGCAGTTCCGCCACGGCGCGGCGGATAGCCTCGAAGGCCTCCATGGTGCCGCTCCTCTTCGAGCTGGGCGGCAAGGACGCGGCGCTCGTGCTTCCCGACGCGGACCTCGAGCTCACCGCCTCGCAGATCGTCTCGGGCGCGTTCTCATACTCGGGTCAGCGCTGCACGGCGGTCAAGCGGGTGCTCGTCTTCGAGGACAACGCGCGGGAACTTGCGGACAGGATAACGGCGCTTGCCGGGAAGCTCACCGTGGGATTGCCGCGCGAGGACCCGGTTATTTCGGCCCTCATCTCGCCCGCGCAATGCGATTACGTACAGGGACTCATCGACGACGCGCTGGCGAAAGGCGCGTCGCTGTTATGCGGCAACCGGCGCGAGGGAAGCATAATGCGTCCCACGGTGCTGGACCGCGTGACCGCGGACATGCGCGTGGCGTGGGAAGAGCCCTTCGGGCCGGTGCTTCCGATTATGCGTGTGAAGAGCATCGCCGAGGCCGTCGAAATCTCGAACCGCTCGGAGTACGGGCTGCAGGGGAGCATCTTCACCGGCGACATCAACTCCGCCATCAACATCGCCATGCAGCTCGACGTGGGCACCGTGCAGATTAACTCGAAGACTCAGCGCGGGCCCGACCACTTTCCCTTCATGGGCACAAAGTCGTCGGGACTGGGCACGCAGGGCACGCGCTACTCCATAGAGGCCATGACGAGGATGAAGTCCATCGTCCTGAACCTCTCGGAGAAGGGGAAGGTGGAGCTGGCATGTTCGTCTTGA
- a CDS encoding 1-acyl-sn-glycerol-3-phosphate acyltransferase yields MERFIAVLILTVIITTSIFYYFMAVLIWLVTRPFDRRLRLLHLYTCFWGAFYTYIVPAWKVSVEGREKIRRDAAYVIVSNHQSQLDILVLFRLYVHFKWVSKSEIFKIPLIGWNMVLNRYIKLRRGDKGSIAQMMADSEERLAEGSSIFIFPEGSRSPDGNLKPFKMGAFILAKKMKVPILPVVVEGTRHALPKYSVNYHGTHRIRVRVLDEVPYESFADASEEELSRRLWETINTERLRLQEELGQA; encoded by the coding sequence ATGGAAAGATTTATAGCGGTACTCATTCTGACCGTAATCATCACCACATCGATCTTCTATTACTTCATGGCAGTGCTCATCTGGCTCGTCACGCGCCCCTTCGACCGGCGGCTGCGCCTGCTGCACCTTTACACCTGCTTTTGGGGGGCTTTTTACACCTACATCGTGCCGGCCTGGAAGGTCAGCGTCGAGGGACGCGAAAAGATCCGCCGCGACGCCGCTTACGTCATCGTCTCCAACCACCAGTCACAACTCGACATTCTGGTGCTCTTCAGGCTCTACGTCCACTTCAAGTGGGTGTCCAAGAGCGAGATATTCAAGATTCCGCTTATCGGCTGGAACATGGTGTTGAACCGCTACATCAAACTTCGCAGGGGAGACAAGGGAAGCATCGCGCAGATGATGGCCGACTCCGAGGAACGACTTGCCGAGGGGAGCTCCATCTTCATCTTCCCCGAGGGCTCGCGCTCGCCCGACGGAAACCTCAAGCCCTTCAAGATGGGGGCATTCATCCTCGCCAAGAAGATGAAGGTGCCGATACTGCCCGTCGTGGTGGAGGGCACGCGCCACGCCCTGCCCAAGTACAGCGTGAACTACCACGGCACGCACCGCATACGCGTGCGCGTGCTCGACGAGGTGCCGTATGAAAGCTTCGCCGACGCGAGCGAGGAGGAGCTCTCCAGGCGGCTGTGGGAAACGATCAATACTGAGCGCCTGCGCTTACAGGAGGAGTTGGGCCAGGCCTGA